The DNA segment AGTATAGCCGGAGTGAAGAAGGGAAAATGAGGTGACAATAATGGCAGACACGGCCAGCGGCGCAACCATTGCTACAACCATTGAGCGCTTTCTGAATGATGCGATGGTAAGTACGCGCGGCACGCGTAAGACGTATCGCACGGCGCTCAACGCCCTCATGGAGTACGTGCAGGACAAACATGAACTTGATCCTGCACAAGCCCTGGTAACTGACCTGACCGTTGAACGACTCCTTGCGTGGGCAACGTGGCTTATTGACAGACGCGCCCTCCAGCGGCGCACAATGCAAACCTATCTCGCCGCGCTCACTTCTTACGTCAAGTTTCTGCATGTCAACAATCTGATTGACTTGCCAAGCAACCAGGCTGTCCGCCTCACGGAGGGACAGCGTCAAATACGCCGGGCCCAGCGGCCGCCACAAAGCGTACCCCACCCCCCCACCGCGGAGCAAATCGAAAAAATCCTCAAAGCTGTTCGTGAACGCGTCATCGAACCTGGCAACGAGCGCCTGGAACTGGCACGCCTGCGCAACATCGCCATCGTGGAAACACTGCGTTCAACCGGCTTGCGCGTCGCAGAACTGTGCAATTTGCGTCGCAAGCAGTTACGTCAAGACAAATCTGCCTGGGTCATCGGTAAAGGCGGCAAGGAACGAGAGGTGTTTTTTGACAACACGGCATGGCGCGCGATCCAGACTTATGTCGAAGCTCGGCGCATGTTGGACGGCGCCAGCGGTCGTCCTCAGGGCGAATTGCCGGTGTTCGCTCGTCACGATAAGCGTGCCAGCAACAAAGTATTGAAGATCACAACCACGTCGGTCGAGCGGTTGTTCGTTGAGATCATGACCGCTGCAGGCCTGAACGACGCTGGGATTACGCCACACTCTCTACGCCACTATTTTGCCACCAAGGTCTATCAGGCCACGCACGATCTGGGTGTGACACAAACCATCTTGGGCCATAGCTCACCCGTCACCACTCGAATCTATGCCAAGTTGGAAGATGGGGCTTTACGCGCTGCGCACGAGGCTGCGTTTGGGCGAAGCATTCGCATCGAATCGCAGGAATAGTCAGAATACGTCAACTGGCCCCAATCTCAGGATACGCAGCAACTCATCAGTTGGAACAAATTCAACAAGCACTTCATTGCACCATCCCTGGGCCAGGTAGTCTGTACACCAGGGCCGCAGGGCCGCTGAATGAGGAGCGTTGAATGGAGACCAGAGATCTGAGACCGTCAGAAACGGAATATGCAGCGCACTCTGCTCTCTTCCTCATTCAGCATTCAGCCTTCCTCATTCAGCATTCAGCATTCAGCCTTGCCACCTAGCGCCGATAGCGCGCAAACAGCGGCGCGACTCGCTCCGGCAGCCGCCCCACCAGCGTGGTGCCGGTCGCGTCGTGCTTTTCCTCTTCGATCAGCCCGCGTTGGTGAAACAGCGCGACCAGCTCTCCCTCGCGGTACGGGATGTGAACCTTGATCGCGGTGAACGACTCGGTCAGGAGTTCTTCGATGACCACGATCAGCTTCTCAAGCCCCTCCCCCGTCAGCGCCGACACCGGAATGCCGTCTGGAAAGCGCGCGCGCAACTCATGCGTGCGCGCCGATTCGTCTGGCAGCAGGCGGTCTATCTTGTTCAGCGCGGTGACAATCGGCTTGTCGGTCGCGCCGATCTCCGCCAGCACTTCCCCCACTGTCTCGGCCTGCTCCAACGCATTCGGATGAGTTATGTCTACTACGTGTAGCAAGAGGTCGGCTTCGCTGACCTCTTCCAGCGTCGCCCGAAAAGCAGCCACCAGGTCGGTCGGCAGCTTCTGGATGAAACCGACCGTGTCGGTCAGCAAGACCTCGCGACCGCCCGGCAGCACCAGCCGTCGCGTGGTGGGGTCGAGCGTGGCAAACAGTTGGTCGGCCGCGTAGACCGCCGCGCCGGTCAGCGCGTTGAGCAGCGTGGATTTGCCGGCATTCGTATAGCCAACCAGGGACACCACCGGAATCGCGGCCTGACGTCGGCGCTGGCGATACTGTTGGCGGTGTTTGCGCACCTCTTCCAGTTCGTGCTTCAGGTGCGTGATGCGCCGGACAATCTCGCGCTTATCCACCTCCAACTGGGTTTCGCCCGGGCCGCGCAGACCCACGCCGGCGTTGCCCCCGCGGCCGCCGCCCCCACCCGCCTGTCGCGCCAGGTGCGTCCACTGTCGGGTCAGGCGCGGCTTGCGATATTCGTACTGCGCCAGCTCCACTTGCAGCGCGCCCTCGCGCGTGCTGGCGTGCTGGGCAAAGATGTCCAGAATCAGCGCGGTGCGGTCGAGCAGTTTGATCTCCAGGCCGAGCAGTTTTTCAAGCACACGCTGCTGGCGCGGCGACAGCTCTTCGTCGAAGATCACGATGTTGGCCCCGCTGGCTGCACACAGGGCGATCAACTCCTCCACCTTGCCTTTGCCGATGAGCGTGGCCGGGTTGATCTCATGCAGCGTTTGGGTCAACGTCGCGACCACCTCCACATCCACGGTGCGCGCCAACTGCGCCAACTCGGCCATCGAGTCCTCAAGCGTCCAGGGCGTGTCCTGATTCGGTAGTTCGACACCAACCAGCAACGCCACATCACGGGGTTTATCGGTTTCAATCAAATGCGTAGAAATAGTAGTTCTCCTATTCGTTACCAGCGAAATGCGCCCACGCGGCGCATCGCTTCCTGAATGCGTTCGGTATCGAGTCCCAGGGAAGCACGCACAAAGCCCTCGCCGTGCGCGCCGAAGGCCGAGCCAGGCGTCAGACTGACGCCCGTTCCCTCCAACAGCAGGGTGGCAAAGGCGGCCGCGCTGAAGCCGGGCGGCACGGCTGCCCAGACGTAAAGGCCGGCTTGGGGCGCTTCCGCCTGAATCCCGGCCGCGGCCAGTCCTGCCAGCACCAGGTCGCGCCGCGCTTGGTAGATGGCGTTGCGCGCCTGCAGCCAGGACTGATCGCCCGTCAGCGCCGTGATAGCTGCTTCCTGAATGGCGGTGAAGATGCCCGAATCAGCATTGCTTTTGACCAGGGTCAGCGCCTTGATGGCCGTCGGGTTGCCCAGCGCCATGCCCACGCGCCAACCGGCCATGTTGTGCGACTTGCTCAAGGAGTTGAACTCCACCGCCACCTCCCTGGCGCCCGGCACGGACAGCAGGCTGGGCGCCCGATAGTCGTCGAAGGTCACGTCACAGTATGGGGCATCATGGCAGAGCAGAATCTCATGGCGGCGGGCAAAATGGACCGCCCGCTCGAAGAAGGCCAGGTCGGCCGTGGCGCCGGTCGGATTGTTCGGGTAGTTCAGCCACAGCAGCCGCGCGCGCTGCGCCACCGCGGCCGGGATGGCGTCCAGGTCAGGCAGGTAGCCGTTTTCCGCGGCCAATGGCAGGGTATAGACCTCTCCGCCCGCGATGAACGCGGCCATCTGGTAGACCGGGTAGGCGGGGTCCGGCACGAGCGCCAGGTCGCCCGGATCGAGCCAGGCGACGGTCAGGTTGACGATACCCTCTTTGGAGCCAATCAGCGGCAGGACTTCCTGGTCAGGGTGCAGACTGACGCCGTAGCGACGTTCGTAATAGGCGGCGATGGCGCGGCGCAGGGCGGGCGTGCCGGTGTAGCTGGGATAGCCGTGCAGATCGGGCCGGCGGCTGGCCGCGGCCAGCGCCTCGATGATGAAATCGGCCGGTGGCAAATCCGGGCTGCCGATGTCCAGGCGAATGATGTCCAGGCCCTGGGCTTCCAGGGCACGGACGCGCGCGGCCAGGGCGGCAAAGACATAGGGGGGAATGCGATCAAGGCGATGTGCGGGGCGCAGAGTCATGCGTTACCTCGTCTCTTCGAGCCAAACCTCCAGCACGCGCCCCACTCGTTCCAGGCTGTCCCCGCTGAGTTTGTCGGTCGTATCCTGGGTCGTGTGCCAGTAGGGGTAATCGAAATCAATGATGTCCACGGCCGGAATTCCTGCTTCCTTGAAGGGGATATGGTCATCCACCATGGTCCACTTGGGCTCGGGGATGAATACCGTCTCGAAACCGAGCCTGGCCGCGATTTGCCAGAGCTGCTGCTGGTACTTCTCGTCTGAGTTGCGCTCCAGGTAGATCTGCTGATCGGCGTCGCCAATCATGTCCACAACAATCACCACCTCGGGCTTCGTCGGCATCGGCAGATTCTGCGCCATGAAGCGCGAGCCGGCGATGAACTCCCAGCCGTTGATGCGGCCGTTGTCCTCTGCGTCGAAGAAGGCCAGCCAGATGTCATCCCCGATGGCCGCCGCGTCCAGGCTGCGCGCCAGCTCCAGGAGAACCGCCACGCCGCTGGCGCCGTCGTTGGCGCCCGGCACCGGTTCATCACGCCGGCTGACATCCGGGTCGTTGTCCGCGTACAGCCGTGTGTCGTAATGCGCGCCCAGCAGCACGACCGGGCGCCTGGCGCTGCTCCGCGTTGGCCCTGGCGTCGGCCCGGCCGCTGATACAGCGGCACGGTGGGCCAGGATATTGCGCGCCGGGGTGTCGCGATAAGTGAAGTCCTGAATGGTCGTCTGCCAGCCGAGCGCTTGCAAGGTCTGGGTGATGGCGTCGCCCAGGCGCAGGTTGGCCTCGCTGCCGGTGGGGCGCGGGCCGAAAGCCATTTGGGCATCAACCTGCTCCAGCGCCAGCGCGCCGTCGAAGGTCAGGCGGGGAATCGGCGTCGGCGTCGGTTTGGGAATGGCCTCATAACCAATGTAGCCAAAGAAGGTCAACGCGGCCACCAACGCGACGAGCAGGGTTATTTCAATAAAGCGAATACGCGACATGAATCCTCAACTGAGGGGGGATAAAAATCCGAAATCCGAAAATCATCACACCTCTGCATCGTCGGCGCCGACTTTGCCGCGGAACACCAGCTTGATGGGCGTGCCCTCGAAGGGGTATTGCGCGCGAATCTGGTTCTCCAGGTAGCGTTCATACGAAAAGTGCAACAGCTCCGGGTCGTTGACGAAGATCACAAAGGTGGGGGGGTTGATACTGGCCTGGGTGGCAAAGTAGAAACGCAAACGCCGCCCGCCCTTGAAACGCGGCTGGTTTGCGTCCACCGCGCTGCGCAGCAGACGGTTCAACTCACCGGTGGTGATGCGCAGCCGCCGCGCTTGCACCACGCGCAGTGCGGTGGGCAGAACCGTGTTGACGCGCTGGTGCGTCTTGGCGCTGATGAAGATCACCGGGACATAGTCCATGAAACGCAACTCGCCGCGCATCTGGTCGCGGTACTCGTTCATGGTATGCTCATCTTTCTCGATGGCATCCCATTTGTTGACGATGACGACCGCGCTCTTGTGCTCCTCCAGGATGAAACCGGCGACGTGGGTGTCCTGGGCCGTGACCTTCTCCACGGCATCCACCAACAGCAGCACCACATCGGCCCGTTCGATGGCCTTGAGCGCGCGCAGGACGCTGTACTTTTCGATGCCCACCTCGACCTTGCCGCGGCGGCGGATGCCGGCGGTGTCAATCAGGGTGATAGTCTGCCCTTCATAGGTCAGCGCGGTGTCAATGGCATCGCGCGTGCTGCCGGGCAGCTCGCTGACGATGGCACGATCATGGCCTAACAGCGCATTGAGGAGCGAGGACTTGCCGACGTTGGGCCGGCCCACGATACCGATCCGGATCGAATCGTCGGTCACTTCTTCGACCGCGGGCGGCAGAAGCTCGACAATGGCATCGAGCAAGTCGCCGGTGCCGGTGCCGTGGATGGCCGACACTGCCAGCGGCTCGCCCAGCCCCAGTTCCCAGAACTCCACCGCGGCCTGGCGCCGCTCTGCGTTGTCGGCCTTGTTGGCGCACAGCACTACCTTGTCGGCCACGCGGCGCAGGATCTCGGCTACGTCACGATCGCCGGCGGTGATGCCTTCTTCGCTGTCCACCACGAAGACGACCACGTTGGCCTCCTGGATGGCGATGAGAGCCTGCTCACGAATCTCGCGCACATAGCCTGACGAAGCCGTCGCGAGGGCAGCCGGCTGTTCCGGTGACGGGCGCGCGGGCTGGGTGAGTGCTTCCAGGCCGCCGGTGTCCACCAACGTAAAGGGAACGCTGGTCCATTGCGCTTCGGCATAGATGCGGTCGCGCGTGGTGCCCGGCAAATCCTCGACGATCGCCAGGCGTTGCCCCACCAGGCGGTTGAACAGGGTAGATTTGCCTACATTAGGTCGCCCGACTAAGGCGACAATTGGTTTTGTCATAGCTTCTCTCTATTATTCTCTCAGCGCCTCGGCGGCACCACCGGGGTGGATAGCGGCCTGGGCGTGACCGTGATGGTGACTGTCACTGTGACTGTGACCGTCACCGTGGGCGATGGTATGAGTCGCACTTCCACCGGCACCGTGCGCGGCACGACGCTCTCCGCGCGCAGCCCCTCCGGCACAATGACTTCTGGTTCCAGACTGTGCAGTCCCGGCTCCAGACCGACCAGGTTGAGCACGACCCGCACATCCCCCGGCGTCAACGCGTTGAGGCGCGGCACCGGGCCGGCCAGCACGATCTCTACAATTTTCAGATTGGTCGTCGCGGTCAGGCCCTCGCCCAATCCCAGGAAGACCGGCGAGCGACTGACCGTGATGCTGTCCTCCAGCGGGGTGATGTGAATGCGCACCAGGACGCTCTGCGTGTCGCCGACGACCGAGACATTTTCAGGCAATTCCAGGGCCACGCGCTCGCTCACATCACCCACTGCGCCCTCGATGGGCACCTCGGCCGTTCCCACATAGCCAGGCAGGGTATCAATGGTCGCGGGGCTGCCATAGACGACTACCTCTGACGGTTCCACATCAATGCTCGTATAGCGATAACCGGGCGCGGGCTGACCGGTGCGCTTGGGCACCACGGGTAATACGCGATAGCCAGGGCGCTGTTCGACGGTCGCCGAAACGACCACCGTCGGCGGCTCCACCGTCAGACCGTTGCTGATCTCCCCGCCTTGTAGATCCAGCAGAATGACCGGGCGACGCACGGCCACCGGCGCGGTGACGTTGGCGAGGGAAACCTGCGCGACGGCCGAGGCCACCTGCTCTACCAATTGCTGCGCGCCGCCCACCGTCACTGTCATCGGCGTTATCACCAGCGGCGACGGCATGTGGTAACTGAACGACGGCTGCGCGGTGATATTGACCAGCACCTGCATCTCGAGTTCGATGAAAGGCTCCAGCACCACCGACACATCTTCGGGCTGGCGGCTGACAATCGTCACACGGGGGTCACTGCTCGTAACCAGCAGGGGGATGTTGTATGAGCCGGCCGCGAGGCCGCGCAGGTCCAGCTGCGCCGCGAAATTAGAAGCCGCCAGGGTGGTCCAACTCGACTGCGGCGCACGGATGCGAATCTGCACACGCTCCAACAGGCCGCCAAACGGCACGACGCCCTGGTCCGGGCCAATGCGGGTGATGGGAATCGTGCGGTCATAGACATTCTCTACCAGGGGGTCCTTGCTGCTGCACCGCGACGACCCATACGATCAGGGCCAGGATGAGCGCCAGCAGGATGGAGCCTATGTTGTTGAAGAACCCGGAGACTCTGTTCATCGTTTTTATCGCGTTTTCGTCGTTCTCAGCGCTCATTTTGCGGCTGCAGCCGCGGTTCGTAGAAACCCTGCAGGATCTTCCGCAGCCGTTTTTCGTCCAGCCGGCGCACGATGCGGCCATGGCGCGAGACCGAGATGATGCCTGTTTCTTCCGAAACGACGATGGAGAGGGCATCGTTTTGCTCGGTGATGCCGACCGCGGCCCGGTGCCGTGTTCCCATCTGCGTGTCTGCAAACTGCCGCTGTGTCAGCGGCAAGACGCAGCCAGCGGCCAGGATACGGTCGCTGCGCACGATGACTGCGCCATCGTGGAGGGCCGTGTTAGGAAAAAAGATCGTCAGTAACAATTCATGCGAAACGGTTGAATCGAGCCGCGTGCCGGTTTCGATGTACTCCTCCAGGCCGGTCGTGCCTTCCAGGATGATGATCGCGCCATGCTTCCGCTGGGAGAGCGTGTCCACGGTGCGAATCAACTCACTGACCAGGAATTCGGTCGCGGCCTGCGATGCGCGCCGGCCGAAGAGCGGCGTTGTGCGGCCTAGCTTTTCCAGCGCGCGGCGCAGCTCTGGCTGAAAGATGACCGGGATCGCCACTAACACGACATTCAGCGAATTGCTGACCAGCCAGCGAAAGGCGGTCAGTTCCACCATGTTGGTGACAAGCACTACTCCGAAAGTCAAGACCAGGATGCCGCGCAACAGTTGCACGGCCGCGGTGCCCCGGAACAGGCGCAGTAACGCGTAGAAGACCGCCGCCACGAGTAGTATGTCGACGGCGCTCTGGAACGTGAAGCGACTTAAAATTCCGGTGATCGCGCTCAAGACGAACGAACTCCCTGGATGAGTCAGGCCAACAAGAGGGCCAGGATGGCCTTCTGGCAGTGCATCCGATTCCCGGCTTGGTCCCATAACACCGAGTGTGGACCATCCGCGACGTCATCGGTGATTTCCTCGCCACGATGCGCGGGCAGACAGTGCATCACGAGTACGTCGGCGTTGCCGCTGGCCTTGAGGAGCGCGTCATTGACCTGGTAGGGGGGGAAGACCAGGCGCCGCTGGCCGGCCTCAGCCTCCTGGCCCATGCTGGCCCAGGTATCGGTGTAGATGATGTCGGCGCCGGCCACGGCCGCGAACGGGTCAGCGGTCAGGGTGAGGCTGCCCCCCTGCCGGAGCGCCTCGGCCGCGGCGGCCTGCCCCACGGCGGCGGCAATCTGAAAGCCGGGCGGCGCGGCTATGGTGATGTGCATGCCTGTGCGCGCGCCGGCCTGCGCCAGTGAGACAGCGACGTTGTTGCCGTCACCGACGTACGCCAGCTTCAGCCCGGCCAGACGCCCGTGCTTCTCATAGATGGTGAACAGGTCGCTGAGGGCCTGGCACGGATGACTGAAATCAGACAGGCCGTTGATGACGGGTATGCCGGCGACTTGAGCCAACTGCAGGATGTGCTGATGATCGAAGACACGGGCCATGATGGCATCCACATAGCGGGCCAGCACCCGCGCGACGTCTGGCACACTCTCACGTGCGCCCAGGGAGATCTCGTTGGGCGCGAGGTAAATGGCGTGACCGCCCAGGTGCTGCATGGCCATTTCGAATGAAACACGCGTGCGCAGCGAAGGCTTCTGAAAGATCATGCCCAATGCCTTGCCGGCCAGGATGGGGGCATTACCGGCCTGACGCCACTCTGCTTTCAGGGCTGCGGCTGTGTGCAGAATCTGCCATACCTCGGCGGGTGACAGGTCGCTGATATCCAATAGGTGACGCATGTGAAAAACTCTCCTCGAAAATCCTAGATGACCGCATTGCGCAGCTCGCCGATGCCGCTGATACGCACGACGACCTCATCGCCGGCGTGCAGCGGGCCTACCCCGGCTGGTGTACCTGTCATGATGACATCGCCCGGCTCCAGGGTCATGGCCTGGGTGACGTAAGCGATCAACTGTGCGACCGGGAAGATCAGGTCTGCGGTGGAGCCGCGCTGGCGTTCGGCGCCGTTGACCAGGCAGGTGACCTCGACCTGGGTTGGATCGAGGTCGGTTTCGATCCACGGGCCAAGCGGGCAGAAGGTGTCGAAGCCTTTGGCGCGCGCCCACTGGCCGTCCTGGCGCTGCAAATCGCGCGCGGTCACGTCGTTGCCGCAGGTGTAGCCCAGGACCATCGCCAGCGCCTGCGCGGCGGGCACATGGCGGCAACGACGGCCAATGACCACCACCAGCTCGGCCTCATGCTCGACCTGCGCGGATAGCGGCGTCAGCTCGATGGCGGCGCCGGGCGCGAGCAGTGCGCTGGGCGGCTTGAGGAAGATGAGCGGCTGGGAGGGCACCGGCGCTTGATGCTCGGCCGCGTGGGCGGCGTAGTTGCGGCCAATGCACACGATCTTGCTGGGTTCGCAGGGCGCGAGCAGCCGCACCTGGGCCAATGGCACAGGCGCGCCCATTGTTTCCCACGCGCCATGAAACGGAGACGAAGCCAGCCTCAGAATGTGCTCGTCCTGTTGCAGCACACCATGCGCCACACATGGCGCAGAGCCGATGACATCCTCTGCGC comes from the Candidatus Amarolinea dominans genome and includes:
- the der gene encoding ribosome biogenesis GTPase Der codes for the protein MTKPIVALVGRPNVGKSTLFNRLVGQRLAIVEDLPGTTRDRIYAEAQWTSVPFTLVDTGGLEALTQPARPSPEQPAALATASSGYVREIREQALIAIQEANVVVFVVDSEEGITAGDRDVAEILRRVADKVVLCANKADNAERRQAAVEFWELGLGEPLAVSAIHGTGTGDLLDAIVELLPPAVEEVTDDSIRIGIVGRPNVGKSSLLNALLGHDRAIVSELPGSTRDAIDTALTYEGQTITLIDTAGIRRRGKVEVGIEKYSVLRALKAIERADVVLLLVDAVEKVTAQDTHVAGFILEEHKSAVVIVNKWDAIEKDEHTMNEYRDQMRGELRFMDYVPVIFISAKTHQRVNTVLPTALRVVQARRLRITTGELNRLLRSAVDANQPRFKGGRRLRFYFATQASINPPTFVIFVNDPELLHFSYERYLENQIRAQYPFEGTPIKLVFRGKVGADDAEV
- the argF gene encoding ornithine carbamoyltransferase; protein product: MRHLLDISDLSPAEVWQILHTAAALKAEWRQAGNAPILAGKALGMIFQKPSLRTRVSFEMAMQHLGGHAIYLAPNEISLGARESVPDVARVLARYVDAIMARVFDHQHILQLAQVAGIPVINGLSDFSHPCQALSDLFTIYEKHGRLAGLKLAYVGDGNNVAVSLAQAGARTGMHITIAAPPGFQIAAAVGQAAAAEALRQGGSLTLTADPFAAVAGADIIYTDTWASMGQEAEAGQRRLVFPPYQVNDALLKASGNADVLVMHCLPAHRGEEITDDVADGPHSVLWDQAGNRMHCQKAILALLLA
- a CDS encoding M28 family peptidase; translation: MSRIRFIEITLLVALVAALTFFGYIGYEAIPKPTPTPIPRLTFDGALALEQVDAQMAFGPRPTGSEANLRLGDAITQTLQALGWQTTIQDFTYRDTPARNILAHRAAVSAAGPTPGPTRSSARRPVVLLGAHYDTRLYADNDPDVSRRDEPVPGANDGASGVAVLLELARSLDAAAIGDDIWLAFFDAEDNGRINGWEFIAGSRFMAQNLPMPTKPEVVIVVDMIGDADQQIYLERNSDEKYQQQLWQIAARLGFETVFIPEPKWTMVDDHIPFKEAGIPAVDIIDFDYPYWHTTQDTTDKLSGDSLERVGRVLEVWLEETR
- the hflX gene encoding GTPase HflX, with amino-acid sequence MSTHLIETDKPRDVALLVGVELPNQDTPWTLEDSMAELAQLARTVDVEVVATLTQTLHEINPATLIGKGKVEELIALCAASGANIVIFDEELSPRQQRVLEKLLGLEIKLLDRTALILDIFAQHASTREGALQVELAQYEYRKPRLTRQWTHLARQAGGGGGRGGNAGVGLRGPGETQLEVDKREIVRRITHLKHELEEVRKHRQQYRQRRRQAAIPVVSLVGYTNAGKSTLLNALTGAAVYAADQLFATLDPTTRRLVLPGGREVLLTDTVGFIQKLPTDLVAAFRATLEEVSEADLLLHVVDITHPNALEQAETVGEVLAEIGATDKPIVTALNKIDRLLPDESARTHELRARFPDGIPVSALTGEGLEKLIVVIEELLTESFTAIKVHIPYREGELVALFHQRGLIEEEKHDATGTTLVGRLPERVAPLFARYRR
- a CDS encoding LL-diaminopimelate aminotransferase, translating into MRPAHRLDRIPPYVFAALAARVRALEAQGLDIIRLDIGSPDLPPADFIIEALAAASRRPDLHGYPSYTGTPALRRAIAAYYERRYGVSLHPDQEVLPLIGSKEGIVNLTVAWLDPGDLALVPDPAYPVYQMAAFIAGGEVYTLPLAAENGYLPDLDAIPAAVAQRARLLWLNYPNNPTGATADLAFFERAVHFARRHEILLCHDAPYCDVTFDDYRAPSLLSVPGAREVAVEFNSLSKSHNMAGWRVGMALGNPTAIKALTLVKSNADSGIFTAIQEAAITALTGDQSWLQARNAIYQARRDLVLAGLAAAGIQAEAPQAGLYVWAAVPPGFSAAAFATLLLEGTGVSLTPGSAFGAHGEGFVRASLGLDTERIQEAMRRVGAFRW
- a CDS encoding fumarylacetoacetate hydrolase family protein; the encoded protein is MRIVRYAYQAPLRGAVRHYGAVRHYGAEDVIGSAPCVAHGVLQQDEHILRLASSPFHGAWETMGAPVPLAQVRLLAPCEPSKIVCIGRNYAAHAAEHQAPVPSQPLIFLKPPSALLAPGAAIELTPLSAQVEHEAELVVVIGRRCRHVPAAQALAMVLGYTCGNDVTARDLQRQDGQWARAKGFDTFCPLGPWIETDLDPTQVEVTCLVNGAERQRGSTADLIFPVAQLIAYVTQAMTLEPGDVIMTGTPAGVGPLHAGDEVVVRISGIGELRNAVI
- a CDS encoding TIGR00159 family protein: MGPSRESDALPEGHPGPLVGLTHPGSSFVLSAITGILSRFTFQSAVDILLVAAVFYALLRLFRGTAAVQLLRGILVLTFGVVLVTNMVELTAFRWLVSNSLNVVLVAIPVIFQPELRRALEKLGRTTPLFGRRASQAATEFLVSELIRTVDTLSQRKHGAIIILEGTTGLEEYIETGTRLDSTVSHELLLTIFFPNTALHDGAVIVRSDRILAAGCVLPLTQRQFADTQMGTRHRAAVGITEQNDALSIVVSEETGIISVSRHGRIVRRLDEKRLRKILQGFYEPRLQPQNER
- a CDS encoding tyrosine-type recombinase/integrase — translated: MADTASGATIATTIERFLNDAMVSTRGTRKTYRTALNALMEYVQDKHELDPAQALVTDLTVERLLAWATWLIDRRALQRRTMQTYLAALTSYVKFLHVNNLIDLPSNQAVRLTEGQRQIRRAQRPPQSVPHPPTAEQIEKILKAVRERVIEPGNERLELARLRNIAIVETLRSTGLRVAELCNLRRKQLRQDKSAWVIGKGGKEREVFFDNTAWRAIQTYVEARRMLDGASGRPQGELPVFARHDKRASNKVLKITTTSVERLFVEIMTAAGLNDAGITPHSLRHYFATKVYQATHDLGVTQTILGHSSPVTTRIYAKLEDGALRAAHEAAFGRSIRIESQE